The Carassius auratus strain Wakin chromosome 27, ASM336829v1, whole genome shotgun sequence genome includes a region encoding these proteins:
- the LOC113045958 gene encoding uncharacterized protein LOC113045958 codes for MQGKMNVELLVSLVSEHKELYDKRDSDYKNLDKRELLWSGIAQQMGLDVEEVKHKWKSLRDTYTRKKREDDCRSGQAAKNKKTWKFMKVMEFLATSTEFRSVHSNISPENMNEGVEQVVVQKEVSDREEASASTSPGSSFSSPTVTRSTFNKRKRPETPDLLDRYLLSKEARESEKEERRREKEERREQRREQQNDENYLFALGLIPALRRLSPAVQSSVKLKIHQLLHDAEFGQASSAFFPQQSPVSYHQVPPQTPTNYGCSTTSWLP; via the exons ATGCAAGGCAAGATGAATGTAGAGTTGCTGGTCTCGTTGGTGTCGGAACACAAAGAACTATATGACAAACGTGACAGCGATTACAAAAATCTTGATAAAAGAGAACTGTTATGGAGTGGTATTGCACAGCAAATGGGCCTTGATG TGGAGGAGGTAAAACACAAATGGAAAAGCCTGCGAGATACATATACACGAAAAAAGCGCGAAGATGATTGCCGAAGTGGACAGGCTGCTAAAAACAAGAAGACGTGGAAATTTATGAAGGTCATGGAGTTCCTCGCAACATCAACTGAATTTCgaag TGTTCACAGCAATATTTCTCCTGAAAATATGAATGAAGGGGTTGAGCAAGTGGTGGTTCAAAAAGAAGTCAGCGACAGAGAAGAAGCATCAGCAAGCACGTCTCCAGGATCATCCTTCTCCAGCCCAACTGTGACCAGGTCTACTTTCAACAAAAGAAAACGGCCAGAGACACCAGACTTGTTGGACCGGTACCTTTTATCCAAAGAAGCCAGGGAAAGTGAGAAAGAGGAacgcagaagagagaaagaggagcgcaGAGAGCAACGAAGAGAgcaacaaaatgatgaaaattactTGTTTGCTCTTGGCTTGATACCAGCACTAAGGAGATTGTCCCCAGCCGTACAGTCTTcagtcaaattaaaaatacatcagcTGTTGCATGATGCTGAGTTTGGCCAGGCCTCTTCTGCTTTTTTTCCACAGCAGTCACCGGTGTCCTACCATCAGGTCCCCCCACAGACCCCAACAAACTATGGCTGCTCTACAACTTCTTGGCTACCCTAA
- the LOC113045960 gene encoding protein ALP1-like — MDGKHIFIQAPANSGSLYFNYKGTFSVVLLALVDADYRFLVVDVGSYGSNSDGGIFANSVLGKALRNGTLNVPPPSELPGAPELGKVNHVIVADEAFPLKPYLLRPYPGRRLPTDKRIFNYRLSRARRISENVFGILSQRFRVFQRTLQVQPSVVDKVVKAACALCNYLRPNGNDQNRATEDDHDCEQPLQGFEHCRGQRASVEAQNVRELYKEYFNSPAGEVAWQYDHVNHALGNR, encoded by the coding sequence ATGGATGGGAAACACATATTCATCCAGGCCCCTGCAAACTCTGGTTCTCTATACTTTAATTATAAAGGTACATTCTCCGTTGTATTGCTGGCCTTAGTTGATGCAGATTACCGCTTCCTGGTGGTTGATGTGGGGAGCTATGGCAGCAACAGTGATGGAGGAATCTTTGCCAATTCTGTACTGGGAAAGGCACTCAGAAATGGAACTCTGAATGTTCCCCCACCAAGTGAACTTCCAGGTGCTCCTGAGCTGGGAAAAGTTAACCATGTCATTGTGGCGGATGAAGCTTTTCCGCTGAAACCATATCTCCTCCGGCCATACCCTGGACGCCGCCTCCCCACAGACAAGAGAATTTTCAATTATCGTTTGTCTCGGGCACGGCGCATCTCTGAAAATGTATTTGGCATCCTCAGTCAACGCTTCCGGGTTTTCCAAAGAACTTTACAGGTTCAACCAAGTGTTGTTGACAAAGTTGTCAAAGCTGCTTGTGCGTTGTGCAATTATTTGCGCCCGAACGGAAATGACCAGAATCGTGCCACAGAGGATGACCATGATTGTGAGCAACCACTACAAGGCTTTGAACATTGTAGGGGGCAGCGGGCATCTGTGGAGGCCCAAAATGTCCGAGAACTGTACAAAGAGTACTTCAACTCACCAGCAGGAGAAGTTGCTTGGCAGTATGACCATGTGAACCATGCTCTGGGGAACAGATAA